A single region of the Bacteroides luhongzhouii genome encodes:
- a CDS encoding hemerythrin domain-containing protein: MDNLQKYKPTDKMIDLISDNYSLLQVMSRFGLSLGFGDKTVKEVCELNGVDCRTFLIVVNFMAEGFSRLDGDKDDISIPALIDYLRQAHIYFLDFSLPAIRRKLIEAIDCSQDDVAFLILKFFDEYTREVRKHMDYEEKTVFKYVDSLIKGNAPKNYQISTFSKHHDQVGEKLTELKNIIIKYCPAKANENLLNAALFDIYACEAGLESHCKVEDYIFVPAILNLERRMRENEK, encoded by the coding sequence ATGGATAATTTACAGAAATACAAGCCAACTGATAAGATGATCGATCTCATCAGCGATAATTATTCTTTGTTGCAAGTGATGAGTCGTTTTGGACTTTCGTTGGGATTTGGTGACAAAACAGTCAAAGAAGTTTGTGAACTAAATGGAGTGGACTGTCGGACCTTTCTGATTGTAGTCAACTTTATGGCCGAAGGCTTTTCCCGGCTTGATGGGGATAAAGATGATATTTCCATACCTGCATTGATTGATTATCTGCGGCAGGCGCATATTTATTTTCTTGATTTTTCTCTTCCGGCTATTCGTCGTAAACTGATCGAGGCAATCGACTGTTCGCAGGACGATGTCGCTTTTCTTATTCTCAAGTTTTTTGATGAATATACGCGGGAAGTGCGTAAGCACATGGATTATGAAGAGAAAACCGTCTTTAAGTATGTCGATTCATTGATTAAGGGAAATGCTCCCAAAAACTACCAGATCAGTACCTTTTCCAAGCATCACGATCAGGTAGGGGAGAAGTTGACAGAACTAAAAAATATCATTATAAAATATTGTCCTGCCAAGGCAAATGAGAATCTTCTGAATGCGGCTCTTTTTGATATATATGCTTGCGAAGCCGGACTGGAATCTCATTGCAAGGTGGAGGATTATATTTTTGTTCCTGCTATTCTGAACTTGGAAAGGAGGATGAGGGAAAATGAAAAATAA
- a CDS encoding phosphoribosylaminoimidazolecarboxamide formyltransferase, with the protein MANELELKYGCNPNQKPARIFMKEGELPIEVLNGRPGYINLLDAFNSWQLVKELKEATGLPAAASFKHVSPAGAAVAVEMSDTLKKIYFVDDMKLSPLATAYARARGADRMSSYGDFIALSDTCDEETARIINREVSDGVIAPDYTTEALEILKNKRKGTYNVIKIDPAYRPAPIEHKDVFGVTFEQGRNELKIDESLLKEMPTQNKEIPADAKRDLIIALITLKYTQSNSVCYAKDGQAIGIGAGQQSRIHCTRLAGNKADIWYLRQHPKVMNLPWIEKIRRADRDNTIDVYISEDYDDVLADGVWQQFFTEKPEVLTREEKRAWLDTMTGVALGSDAFFPFGDNIERAHKSGVSYIAQPGGSVRDDHVIETCDKYNMAMAFTGIRLFHH; encoded by the coding sequence ATGGCAAACGAACTCGAACTGAAATACGGCTGCAACCCTAATCAAAAGCCTGCCCGTATCTTCATGAAAGAAGGAGAACTCCCCATCGAAGTATTGAATGGACGTCCCGGTTATATCAATCTGCTGGATGCGTTCAACAGTTGGCAATTAGTGAAAGAACTAAAAGAAGCTACCGGACTGCCGGCTGCCGCGTCTTTTAAACATGTCAGCCCTGCGGGTGCTGCCGTTGCGGTAGAAATGAGCGACACGCTGAAAAAGATTTATTTCGTAGATGACATGAAGCTGTCTCCATTGGCCACAGCATACGCACGTGCACGTGGCGCAGACCGTATGTCATCTTACGGAGATTTCATCGCATTGTCCGACACTTGCGACGAAGAAACAGCACGTATTATCAACCGTGAAGTGTCCGACGGCGTAATTGCCCCCGACTACACAACCGAAGCGCTGGAAATTCTGAAGAATAAAAGAAAAGGGACTTACAATGTAATAAAGATAGATCCTGCATACCGTCCGGCCCCTATCGAACACAAAGATGTATTCGGAGTAACTTTCGAACAAGGAAGAAATGAATTAAAAATTGATGAGAGTCTTTTGAAAGAGATGCCTACGCAAAACAAAGAAATCCCTGCTGATGCAAAACGTGACTTAATCATTGCCTTAATCACTTTAAAATATACGCAATCCAATTCGGTATGTTATGCCAAAGACGGACAGGCGATCGGTATTGGTGCAGGTCAACAGTCACGTATCCACTGCACGCGTCTGGCAGGAAACAAAGCGGATATCTGGTATTTACGCCAACATCCGAAAGTGATGAACTTGCCATGGATTGAGAAAATCCGTCGTGCAGATCGTGACAACACAATTGACGTTTACATCTCGGAGGATTATGACGATGTATTGGCAGACGGTGTTTGGCAACAGTTCTTCACAGAAAAGCCGGAAGTGCTGACACGTGAAGAAAAACGGGCATGGCTGGATACAATGACAGGCGTAGCTTTAGGATCAGACGCATTCTTCCCATTCGGAGATAATATAGAACGCGCACATAAGAGTGGCGTCAGCTACATTGCACAACCGGGTGGCTCCGTACGTGATGACCATGTGATTGAAACTTGCGACAAATACAATATGGCAATGGCATTTACAGGCATCCGCTTGTTCCACCATTAA
- the fldA gene encoding flavodoxin FldA, whose product MNKIGVFYGSTTGTTEDLARRIAEKLDVPSAHVFDVSKLTEALVNEYDVLVLGSSTWGAGELQDDWYDGVKVLKKCDLSHKSVALFGCGDSDSYSDTFCDAIGILYEDLKDTHCKFRGATDTAGYTFDSSIAVVNGKFVGLPLDEVNEDNKTDERISAWVEQVKQEIS is encoded by the coding sequence ATGAATAAAATTGGTGTATTTTATGGTTCCACAACCGGAACAACAGAAGACCTTGCCCGCCGAATTGCAGAAAAATTAGATGTACCCTCGGCACATGTATTTGATGTTTCCAAACTAACAGAGGCATTAGTCAATGAATATGACGTATTGGTGCTCGGCTCTTCTACCTGGGGAGCAGGCGAACTTCAGGACGACTGGTATGATGGAGTAAAAGTTTTAAAAAAATGCGATTTATCTCATAAGTCTGTAGCCCTGTTCGGTTGCGGCGACTCTGACTCGTATAGCGACACTTTCTGTGACGCAATAGGTATTCTTTATGAAGACTTGAAAGATACCCATTGTAAATTCCGTGGAGCAACAGACACCGCAGGCTACACATTCGACTCTTCTATCGCTGTTGTAAACGGCAAGTTTGTAGGGCTTCCGCTTGACGAAGTCAATGAAGACAATAAGACAGACGAACGTATCAGCGCATGGGTTGAACAAGTGAAACAAGAAATCAGCTAA
- a CDS encoding DUF2023 family protein — protein sequence MATERIIPGEIRIFLNHIYEFKKGVRNMVLYTMSKEHEEFAIRRLKNQKISYMIQEVGTNKINLFFGKPECMEAMRHIIIRPLNQLTAEEDFILGAMLGYDLCQQCKRYCSKKEGIKMAV from the coding sequence ATGGCAACTGAAAGAATCATCCCCGGCGAAATCCGGATTTTTCTTAATCACATTTATGAGTTTAAGAAAGGCGTACGCAACATGGTACTTTATACAATGAGTAAAGAGCACGAAGAATTTGCCATCCGCCGATTGAAAAATCAAAAGATCAGTTATATGATACAGGAAGTAGGCACCAATAAAATCAACCTGTTCTTTGGAAAGCCTGAATGTATGGAAGCCATGCGGCATATCATCATCCGCCCCTTAAATCAACTGACAGCCGAAGAAGACTTTATTTTGGGGGCCATGCTGGGATATGACCTCTGCCAGCAGTGCAAACGGTATTGCAGCAAAAAAGAAGGTATAAAGATGGCAGTTTAA
- a CDS encoding imelysin family protein codes for MMKTKFFYVAALIWGLAFTTTSCSSDDDNPTVDPANIDYTSENASSWHNYMRNVAALLKTDATNLYNAWNSSYKGGDSYASLFKAHNGSPYASALSCVEEIVDKCAEIANEVGTAKIGDPYNLYKAGNTEEALYAVESWYSWHSRDDYTNNIYSIRNAYYGSLDGSINANSLSTVVAGVNPSLDTNVKNAIQKAAKAIQDIPQPFRNHIPSNETVAAMDACAELESILKNDLKSYIANNANNINTDAVLNPVVMQYVDAVVVPTYKSLKEKNDALYNAVIALADNPSNSAFDKACDAWITAREPWEKSEAFLFGPVDEMGLDPNMDSWPLDQNAIVQILNSQSWSDLEWNENDDEAAVESAQNVRGFHTLEFLLYKNGEPRKVQ; via the coding sequence ATGATGAAAACAAAATTCTTTTATGTTGCAGCCCTCATATGGGGATTAGCATTTACAACTACTTCTTGTAGCAGTGACGATGACAACCCGACAGTAGATCCTGCTAACATCGATTACACTTCTGAAAACGCATCAAGCTGGCATAACTACATGAGAAATGTAGCAGCACTTTTAAAAACAGATGCAACCAATCTTTATAACGCATGGAACTCAAGTTATAAAGGAGGCGACAGTTATGCTTCTCTCTTTAAGGCTCATAACGGTTCTCCTTATGCAAGTGCATTGAGCTGTGTAGAAGAAATCGTAGATAAATGCGCGGAAATTGCCAACGAAGTCGGTACCGCCAAGATTGGTGATCCGTACAACTTATACAAAGCGGGAAATACAGAAGAAGCATTGTACGCTGTGGAATCCTGGTACAGCTGGCATTCACGTGATGATTATACAAACAACATTTACTCCATCCGGAATGCGTATTACGGTTCTTTAGACGGCAGTATAAATGCTAACTCTTTATCAACTGTAGTCGCCGGTGTTAATCCATCCTTAGATACTAATGTAAAGAATGCCATTCAAAAAGCGGCAAAAGCCATTCAGGATATTCCGCAACCTTTCCGTAATCATATACCCAGTAATGAAACAGTAGCAGCAATGGACGCTTGTGCCGAACTGGAAAGTATATTGAAGAATGACTTAAAATCTTATATTGCCAATAATGCCAACAACATCAATACCGACGCCGTACTGAATCCTGTGGTAATGCAATATGTAGATGCAGTAGTAGTACCTACCTATAAAAGCTTGAAAGAAAAGAACGATGCTCTCTACAATGCAGTAATAGCTCTTGCAGACAACCCGTCAAATAGTGCTTTCGATAAAGCCTGTGATGCTTGGATCACCGCACGTGAGCCATGGGAAAAGAGCGAAGCCTTCTTGTTCGGTCCGGTAGACGAGATGGGACTTGATCCTAACATGGACAGCTGGCCTTTAGACCAGAATGCCATCGTGCAAATTCTGAATTCTCAAAGCTGGAGTGATCTTGAATGGAATGAAAATGATGATGAAGCTGCTGTTGAGTCAGCACAGAATGTACGCGGTTTCCACACATTAGAATTCCTTCTCTACAAAAACGGTGAACCACGTAAAGTACAATAA
- a CDS encoding di-heme oxidoredictase family protein produces the protein MNHFLKYSFSIFCLLACSACDDDGIDVLDIEIPEGYALSAGTSTIFLSSSVAYDTPADWITGAYDVRFTRGDRLYDDVRTSNNGHGGGLGPVYAGYSCGSCHRNAGRTKPSLWTEGGSGSYGFSSMLVYISRKNGAFFQDYGRVLHDQAIYGVQPEGKLSVEYTYETFSFPDGEAYTLCKPQYSISEWYAEEIKPEDLFCTVRIPLRHVGMGQMMALDPIEIEALAAKSNYPEYGISGRCNYITERGVRCLGLSGNKAQHADLTVELGFSSDMGVTNSRYPEEICEGQTQVNQGSMMGLSYDQLDVSTEEMENVDLYMQSLGVPARRNINDPQVIKGEQNFYKAKCHLCHVTTLHTKPRGTVLLNNTQLPWLGGQTIHPYSDYLLHDMGSEIMGVGLNDNYVSGLARGNEWRTTPLWGIGLQEKVNGHTYFLHDGRARNLTEAIMWHGGEGEASKNLFKNMSKEDRDALIAFLNSL, from the coding sequence ATGAATCACTTTCTAAAATATTCATTCTCTATTTTTTGCCTGTTGGCATGCTCTGCCTGTGATGACGACGGAATTGACGTATTGGATATCGAAATCCCGGAAGGCTATGCCCTGTCAGCCGGAACATCAACCATTTTCTTGAGTTCATCCGTTGCTTATGATACGCCTGCAGATTGGATAACAGGAGCATATGACGTACGCTTCACCCGAGGCGACAGGCTATATGACGATGTACGTACAAGCAACAACGGGCATGGTGGCGGTCTCGGACCTGTTTATGCCGGTTACTCGTGCGGCAGCTGCCACCGGAATGCAGGGCGCACTAAACCCTCTTTATGGACAGAGGGCGGATCGGGCAGCTATGGTTTCTCCTCCATGCTGGTTTACATATCCCGTAAGAACGGAGCTTTCTTTCAGGATTATGGCCGTGTGCTTCATGACCAGGCAATCTACGGAGTACAACCGGAAGGCAAACTATCCGTAGAATACACTTACGAAACATTTTCTTTCCCTGATGGAGAAGCCTACACGCTTTGCAAACCGCAGTATAGCATATCCGAATGGTATGCCGAAGAGATCAAACCGGAAGATTTGTTTTGCACCGTACGTATTCCATTACGCCACGTAGGTATGGGACAGATGATGGCATTAGATCCCATTGAAATTGAAGCACTCGCAGCAAAAAGCAATTATCCCGAATATGGAATCAGCGGACGATGTAATTACATCACCGAACGGGGAGTAAGATGTCTGGGATTGTCCGGCAACAAAGCCCAACATGCCGATTTAACGGTAGAGTTAGGATTCTCCAGTGATATGGGTGTTACCAACAGCCGCTATCCGGAAGAAATCTGCGAAGGACAAACGCAAGTCAACCAAGGCAGCATGATGGGACTTTCTTATGACCAGTTGGATGTCAGTACAGAAGAGATGGAAAATGTAGATCTCTATATGCAGAGTCTCGGCGTACCCGCCCGGCGTAATATAAACGATCCGCAAGTAATCAAAGGGGAACAAAACTTTTATAAAGCCAAATGTCATCTTTGTCATGTGACGACCCTGCATACCAAACCACGCGGTACTGTGTTATTAAACAATACCCAACTCCCGTGGCTGGGCGGTCAGACCATTCACCCTTATTCCGATTATCTGTTACACGACATGGGTTCGGAAATTATGGGAGTCGGCCTAAATGACAACTACGTAAGCGGCCTGGCACGTGGAAACGAATGGCGCACTACCCCTCTTTGGGGAATTGGCCTGCAAGAAAAGGTCAACGGGCATACTTATTTCCTACATGACGGCCGTGCCCGCAATCTGACAGAAGCTATCATGTGGCATGGCGGAGAAGGAGAAGCATCGAAGAACTTATTTAAAAACATGAGTAAAGAAGACCGCGATGCGCTGATCGCATTTTTAAATTCACTTTAA
- a CDS encoding porin translates to MKKFIIIAMLTAIMPLAAMAQHEEDTENGVVSLAGREGFTIETKKGDFVFKPYLLVQTSANFNWYDDEGLDKAYNQDNIANSGFSVPYAVLGFTGKAFDKVSFNLSINAAASGGALLQQAWFDVQLKKQFAIRVGKFKTPFSHAYLTTLGETLLPNLPVSLTAPVILPYSLNAVTPNIGTGFDLGVEIHGLVADKFGYEIGLFNGTGASVNTATKTFSDDWHIPSLLYAGRFTYMPKGVMPATQGNPNRLNEDKIMFGISTSINVESENESTNDYRAGLEFAMLKNKLYLGAEVYYMNVGFTKRQKISESYNYLGGYVQGGYFIAPRLQAAARYDFFNRNGMDTNGFLNMPAVGMNYFFKNCNLKLQAMYQYIARKGHDTQLDRDNDDLGLAVHSASILLQYTF, encoded by the coding sequence ATGAAGAAATTTATAATCATTGCCATGCTGACTGCCATCATGCCTTTGGCTGCAATGGCGCAACATGAAGAAGATACAGAAAATGGTGTAGTATCATTGGCTGGAAGAGAAGGATTCACGATCGAAACCAAGAAGGGAGATTTCGTATTCAAACCCTATCTGCTCGTACAAACCAGTGCAAACTTCAATTGGTACGACGATGAAGGACTAGATAAGGCATATAATCAGGATAACATAGCCAACTCCGGTTTTTCCGTTCCTTACGCTGTACTCGGGTTCACCGGAAAGGCTTTCGATAAAGTGTCTTTCAACCTTTCCATCAATGCGGCAGCCAGCGGAGGCGCATTACTTCAACAGGCATGGTTTGATGTTCAGCTGAAAAAGCAATTTGCCATCCGGGTCGGTAAATTCAAGACTCCGTTCTCACATGCCTATCTGACAACACTGGGAGAAACATTGTTACCCAATTTACCAGTATCACTCACTGCTCCCGTTATCCTCCCCTACTCCTTGAATGCGGTAACACCTAACATTGGCACCGGATTCGATTTAGGGGTAGAGATTCACGGTTTAGTGGCTGACAAATTCGGGTATGAAATCGGTCTATTCAATGGTACGGGCGCTTCTGTCAACACCGCGACAAAGACATTCAGCGATGACTGGCACATTCCGTCTTTACTGTATGCCGGACGTTTCACTTATATGCCGAAGGGAGTGATGCCTGCCACACAGGGAAATCCGAACAGGCTGAATGAAGACAAAATTATGTTTGGTATTTCTACTTCTATTAATGTAGAAAGTGAAAATGAAAGTACCAATGATTATCGTGCGGGATTAGAGTTTGCAATGCTAAAAAACAAACTTTATCTGGGTGCTGAAGTTTATTATATGAATGTAGGTTTTACAAAAAGACAAAAGATTTCCGAGTCATATAATTACCTGGGCGGTTATGTACAAGGTGGTTATTTTATAGCTCCCCGCCTGCAGGCAGCCGCACGTTATGATTTCTTCAATCGTAATGGAATGGACACCAATGGTTTCCTGAATATGCCAGCCGTAGGCATGAACTATTTCTTCAAAAACTGCAACTTGAAGTTACAAGCTATGTACCAGTATATTGCCCGCAAAGGTCATGACACCCAACTCGATCGGGATAACGATGATTTAGGTTTGGCAGTACATTCGGCCAGTATTCTACTTCAATATACATTCTAA
- a CDS encoding Rid family hydrolase: MNNKKQQNIQSEKTLTEIFKYDAEGEASEYHIIIHSTKPEDTYEEQLNAVLNTYDYLLTQELKGAVAILKRYFLSDAANQADTLLALTTEGSDCTLSIVEQPPLDGTKIALWVYLLTDVQTQVLHNGLFEVKHSAYRHFWGGSAFNRAANSEYQTRLLLNDYVMQLMEQGCRLADNCIRTWFFVQNVDVNYAGVVKARNEVFVTQNLTEKTHYISSTGIGGRHADPKVLVQMDTYAVAGLQPEQIHFLYAPTHLNPTYEYGVSFERGTYVDYGDRRQIFISGTASINNKGEVVYPGNIRKQTERMWENVEALLKEAECTFENLGQMIIYLRDIADYAVVKAMYDQRFPHTPKVFVHAPVCRPGWLIEMECMGVKECKNKGYAPF, encoded by the coding sequence ATGAACAACAAAAAACAACAGAATATTCAGTCTGAAAAGACACTAACAGAGATTTTTAAATACGATGCAGAAGGAGAAGCTTCAGAGTATCACATCATCATTCATTCTACTAAACCGGAAGATACATACGAAGAACAACTGAATGCAGTATTAAACACTTACGACTATTTACTTACCCAAGAACTGAAAGGAGCAGTCGCCATCCTCAAACGCTATTTCTTAAGTGACGCCGCCAATCAGGCAGATACACTATTGGCATTGACAACTGAAGGTTCGGACTGCACGCTTTCCATTGTGGAACAGCCCCCGCTGGACGGAACCAAGATTGCCTTATGGGTCTATCTGTTGACTGACGTACAGACGCAAGTCCTGCATAACGGGCTTTTCGAGGTGAAGCACAGTGCCTACCGCCACTTTTGGGGTGGTAGCGCATTCAATCGTGCCGCCAATTCGGAATACCAGACCCGCCTGTTATTGAACGACTATGTGATGCAACTCATGGAGCAAGGTTGCAGACTGGCGGACAATTGTATCCGCACATGGTTCTTTGTACAAAATGTAGACGTGAATTATGCCGGAGTAGTGAAAGCGCGTAATGAAGTTTTCGTTACCCAAAACCTGACAGAAAAAACACATTACATTTCCAGCACCGGTATCGGCGGTCGCCATGCCGATCCGAAAGTACTGGTACAAATGGATACTTATGCCGTAGCAGGATTACAACCGGAACAGATTCATTTTCTCTATGCACCTACCCACCTGAATCCGACTTATGAATATGGAGTAAGTTTTGAACGTGGCACGTATGTAGATTATGGCGACCGCCGCCAGATATTTATTTCGGGTACGGCAAGCATCAACAACAAAGGCGAAGTGGTATATCCCGGCAACATTCGCAAACAGACAGAACGGATGTGGGAAAATGTGGAAGCCCTGCTAAAAGAAGCAGAATGCACTTTTGAAAATTTGGGACAAATGATTATATATTTGCGTGATATAGCCGACTATGCAGTCGTTAAAGCAATGTATGACCAACGTTTCCCACACACTCCCAAAGTATTTGTTCATGCTCCGGTATGTCGCCCCGGATGGTTGATTGAGATGGAATGTATGGGAGTGAAAGAATGTAAGAACAAGGGGTACGCTCCATTTTAA